A region from the Streptomyces sp. 3214.6 genome encodes:
- a CDS encoding alpha-L-fucosidase, with amino-acid sequence MSSSLNRRQFLAGATFVAAAAVSGGVFAAGGAQAAPATYTPDWNSVDQHPPAPEWFQDAKFGIYFHWGVFSVPAYDSEWYPRNMYQSGSNANNHHIATYGQPSAWPYHNFINGAQDLTGNFVKFAPKLKSAGGNFDPDEWAQLFVDAGARFAGPVAEHHDGFSMWDSRVNEWNSVAKGPQLNLLQLFSTAIRAKGLKLLVAMHHAFNFNGFYEYAPAQTDPSLKKLYGQLDSATENQLWYDKLKEVIDRAQPDILWQDFKLDAIDETQRLNFLSYYYNQANSWGREVVATYKDGFDNKGEVFDYERGGPADITTPYWLTDDSISSSSWCYTQGIGYYSIQQMLHSFIDRVSKNGNMLLNIAPMADGTIPQAQKDVLLGIGDHLKRFGESIYSTRAWSVYGEGPTKMGGGAFTNPTAGTAQDIRFTRNKDNNVLYATVLGWPGSSLTIKTLSSGRINLSSLTSVKLLGSTAGTYIDLPTPAQNSSGLTVTLPSSAPYSAGAYVLKLSFSGAIPAIVPLAGAAAFADVNYTGSSATFALGDYTAADLTAAGVGTRNISSLRPAPGYQVIGYSADNFTGTAWTFTADNPDLRVTGNNDQITSLRVQFNPSTYFRLTNVTDGLALDSGGNVASGSNLKQWSWDGSPNLQWQAVDVGGGYYKLVNRTNGMVADGWGATADGSAARQAAWNGGPNQQWKITPRGGNSYSIANRTTGLVLDGGGNVASGSVTKQWTYGSSTNLLWTFTAL; translated from the coding sequence ATGTCGAGCTCGCTCAACAGACGCCAGTTCCTGGCCGGTGCCACCTTCGTGGCCGCGGCGGCCGTCTCCGGAGGTGTGTTCGCCGCCGGCGGCGCACAAGCGGCGCCCGCCACCTACACGCCCGACTGGAACTCGGTCGACCAGCACCCACCGGCCCCGGAATGGTTCCAGGACGCCAAGTTCGGCATCTACTTCCACTGGGGCGTCTTCAGCGTTCCGGCGTACGACAGCGAGTGGTATCCGCGCAACATGTACCAAAGCGGCAGCAACGCCAACAATCACCACATCGCGACCTACGGTCAGCCGTCGGCGTGGCCGTACCACAACTTCATCAATGGAGCGCAGGACCTGACGGGCAACTTCGTAAAGTTCGCGCCGAAGCTGAAGTCGGCCGGCGGGAACTTCGACCCCGACGAGTGGGCCCAGCTGTTCGTCGACGCCGGCGCGAGGTTCGCCGGCCCGGTCGCCGAGCACCACGACGGCTTCTCGATGTGGGACAGCCGGGTCAACGAGTGGAACTCGGTCGCCAAGGGCCCGCAGCTCAACCTGCTGCAGCTGTTCTCCACGGCCATCCGTGCCAAGGGCCTCAAGCTGCTGGTGGCCATGCACCACGCGTTCAACTTCAACGGCTTCTACGAGTACGCCCCCGCCCAGACGGACCCGAGCCTGAAGAAGCTGTACGGGCAGCTGGACTCGGCCACGGAGAACCAGCTCTGGTACGACAAACTCAAGGAGGTCATCGACCGCGCCCAGCCCGACATCCTGTGGCAGGACTTCAAGCTGGACGCCATCGACGAGACCCAGCGCCTGAACTTCCTGTCGTACTACTACAACCAGGCCAACAGCTGGGGCCGTGAGGTCGTCGCCACCTACAAGGACGGCTTCGACAACAAGGGCGAGGTCTTCGACTACGAGCGCGGCGGCCCGGCCGACATCACCACGCCGTACTGGCTGACCGACGACAGCATCTCCAGCTCCAGCTGGTGCTACACCCAGGGCATCGGCTACTACAGCATCCAGCAGATGCTGCACTCGTTCATCGACCGGGTCAGCAAGAACGGCAACATGCTGCTGAACATCGCGCCGATGGCCGACGGCACCATCCCCCAGGCTCAGAAGGACGTCCTGCTCGGTATCGGCGACCATCTGAAGCGCTTCGGCGAGTCGATCTACTCGACCCGCGCCTGGAGCGTGTACGGAGAGGGCCCGACGAAGATGGGCGGCGGCGCCTTCACCAATCCGACGGCCGGCACGGCGCAGGACATCCGCTTCACCCGCAACAAGGACAACAACGTCCTGTACGCCACCGTCCTGGGCTGGCCGGGCAGCTCGCTGACGATCAAGACGCTCAGCTCGGGCCGCATCAACCTGTCGTCGCTGACCTCGGTGAAGCTCCTCGGCTCCACCGCCGGCACCTACATCGACCTGCCCACGCCGGCCCAGAACTCCTCCGGCCTCACGGTCACCCTGCCCTCCTCCGCGCCGTACAGTGCGGGCGCCTACGTCCTGAAGCTCTCTTTCTCCGGCGCCATCCCGGCCATCGTGCCGCTCGCCGGAGCCGCCGCCTTCGCGGACGTCAACTACACCGGCAGCTCCGCCACGTTCGCCCTCGGCGACTACACCGCGGCCGACCTGACCGCGGCGGGAGTGGGCACACGCAACATCTCCTCCCTCCGTCCGGCCCCCGGCTACCAGGTGATCGGCTACTCAGCAGACAACTTCACCGGCACCGCCTGGACGTTCACCGCCGACAACCCCGACCTCAGGGTCACCGGCAACAACGACCAGATCACCTCGCTGAGGGTCCAGTTCAACCCGTCGACGTACTTCCGGCTCACCAACGTCACCGACGGTCTCGCTCTGGACAGCGGCGGCAACGTCGCCTCCGGATCGAACCTCAAGCAGTGGTCCTGGGACGGCAGCCCCAACCTCCAGTGGCAGGCGGTCGATGTGGGCGGCGGCTACTACAAGCTGGTCAACCGCACCAACGGCATGGTCGCCGACGGCTGGGGCGCCACCGCCGACGGCTCCGCCGCCCGGCAGGCGGCGTGGAACGGCGGCCCCAACCAGCAGTGGAAGATCACCCCCCGGGGCGGCAACAGCTACTCGATCGCCAACCGCACCACCGGCCTGGTCCTCGACGGCGGCGGCAACGTCGCCTCGGGTTCCGTCACCAAGCAGTGGACCTACGGCAGCAGCACCAACCTGCTGTGGACCTTCACGGCGCTCTGA
- a CDS encoding sugar ABC transporter substrate-binding protein, producing MRLRNALCSTAAALSALALLSACGSGSSTSASSSDAPLVGVDYPRSDTDFWNSYIKYTPESAKKLGLSLKTTNSQNDVAKLTANVQTFVSQGVKGIAMAPQDTAAIAPTLAQLEAKKIPVVTVDTRPDSGKVFMVVRADNRAYGEKACQYLGTKLGGKGKVVMLEGGLDSINGRDRTEAFNDCMKKNYPGIKVFGEATNWDGAVAAQKLQTDLTANPDIKGVYMESSFALAGTLQVLKQKGLLVDPKDSKHVFVVSNDGIPEELKSISAGKIDATVSQPADLYAQYALYYLKAAIDGKTFKPGKTDHDSTIVQVRDGLLEDQLSAPLVTADGGTYGGVPSLKSTDTSLWGNHLG from the coding sequence ATGAGACTCAGAAACGCACTCTGTTCCACCGCCGCCGCCCTGTCCGCACTGGCGCTGCTCAGCGCCTGCGGCAGCGGCTCCAGCACCTCGGCGTCGTCGAGCGACGCGCCGCTGGTCGGCGTCGACTACCCGCGCTCCGACACCGACTTCTGGAACTCGTACATCAAGTACACGCCGGAGTCCGCGAAGAAGCTCGGCCTCTCGCTCAAGACCACGAACTCGCAGAACGACGTCGCCAAGCTGACCGCCAACGTGCAGACGTTCGTCAGCCAGGGCGTCAAGGGCATCGCCATGGCCCCGCAGGACACCGCCGCCATCGCGCCGACGCTGGCGCAGTTGGAGGCGAAGAAGATTCCGGTGGTCACCGTCGACACCCGCCCGGACAGCGGCAAGGTCTTCATGGTGGTGCGCGCCGACAACCGCGCGTACGGCGAGAAGGCGTGCCAGTACCTCGGCACGAAGCTCGGCGGCAAGGGCAAGGTCGTGATGCTGGAGGGCGGCCTGGACTCCATCAACGGCCGTGACCGCACAGAGGCGTTCAACGACTGCATGAAGAAGAACTACCCCGGCATCAAGGTGTTCGGCGAGGCCACCAACTGGGACGGCGCCGTCGCCGCGCAGAAGCTCCAGACGGACCTGACGGCCAACCCGGACATCAAGGGCGTCTACATGGAGTCCAGCTTCGCCCTGGCCGGCACCCTCCAAGTCCTGAAGCAGAAGGGCCTGTTGGTCGACCCGAAGGACAGCAAGCATGTGTTCGTCGTCTCCAACGACGGCATTCCGGAGGAGCTGAAGTCCATCTCCGCGGGGAAGATCGACGCCACGGTCTCCCAGCCGGCCGACCTCTACGCCCAGTACGCCCTGTACTACCTGAAGGCCGCGATCGACGGGAAGACCTTCAAGCCGGGCAAGACCGACCACGACAGCACCATCGTGCAGGTGCGTGACGGCCTGCTGGAGGACCAGCTCTCCGCACCGCTGGTCACCGCCGACGGCGGCACGTACGGCGGAGTCCCGAGCCTGAAGAGCACCGACACCTCCCTGTGGGGCAACCACCTCGGCTGA
- a CDS encoding sugar ABC transporter ATP-binding protein: MSDGERAVTPTPAPADDGRVPADPPVVEATGIVKRFGPTVALNGARITIRPGETHALVGRNGAGKSTLVSVLTGLQAPDEGTVTFGGSAAPRLADRDAWRQRVACVYQKSTIIPTLTVAENLFLNRHHHGRGRLISWPGVRRRAQETLSTWSVDVDPQTPAGELDVEQRQFVEIARALSFGARFIILDEPTAQLDAAAISRLFDRIRDLQRQGVTFLFISHHLQEIYEICDMVTVFRDARHILTAPVAELPRTELVAAMTGEAAADRREERASSLDAEATAALRVRALTGETYGDVTFRVGAGEIVGLAGAAGSGRTEIAETVVGLRAADSGDVEIAGQRPRAGSVPAALAAGAGFVPQDRHHQGFVPDMSIADNATLSVPGRLGHNGFISAQRRDRLAEAMIEKLAIKTPGPDLPVSALSGGNQQKVVMARALADDPRLLVLINPTAGVDVRSKEFLLGKVEEIAEAGTGVLIASDELDDLRMCDRVLVMFQGRVTSEITRGWHDHDLVAAMEGVDLNA, from the coding sequence ATGAGTGACGGGGAGCGAGCAGTCACCCCCACGCCCGCCCCGGCGGACGACGGACGGGTCCCGGCGGACCCGCCCGTGGTCGAGGCGACGGGCATAGTCAAACGATTCGGTCCGACGGTGGCCCTGAACGGCGCCCGGATCACCATCAGGCCCGGCGAGACCCACGCACTCGTCGGCCGCAACGGAGCGGGCAAGTCGACCCTGGTCTCCGTCCTCACCGGTCTGCAGGCCCCGGACGAGGGCACGGTGACGTTCGGCGGCAGCGCGGCGCCACGGCTCGCCGACCGTGACGCCTGGCGGCAGCGCGTGGCCTGCGTCTACCAGAAGTCGACGATCATCCCCACCCTGACGGTGGCCGAGAACCTCTTCCTGAACCGGCACCATCACGGTCGCGGCCGGCTCATCAGCTGGCCGGGCGTGCGCCGCCGTGCGCAGGAGACGCTGTCGACGTGGTCCGTGGACGTCGACCCGCAGACCCCCGCCGGTGAACTCGACGTCGAACAGCGTCAGTTCGTCGAGATCGCCCGTGCGCTGTCGTTCGGCGCCCGGTTCATCATCCTCGACGAGCCGACCGCGCAGCTCGACGCGGCGGCGATCAGCCGGCTCTTCGACCGGATCCGCGACCTGCAACGCCAGGGCGTGACCTTCCTGTTCATCAGCCACCATCTCCAGGAGATCTACGAGATCTGCGACATGGTGACGGTGTTCCGGGACGCCCGGCACATCCTGACCGCGCCGGTCGCCGAACTCCCACGGACCGAACTCGTCGCCGCCATGACCGGTGAGGCGGCCGCCGACCGGCGTGAGGAACGGGCGAGCAGCCTGGACGCCGAGGCGACGGCCGCGCTGAGGGTGCGGGCCCTGACCGGCGAGACCTACGGCGACGTCACGTTCCGGGTGGGCGCGGGCGAGATCGTCGGACTCGCCGGAGCGGCCGGCAGCGGCCGTACGGAGATCGCCGAGACCGTGGTGGGACTGCGGGCCGCCGACAGCGGTGATGTGGAGATCGCGGGGCAGCGGCCCCGGGCGGGAAGCGTGCCCGCCGCGCTGGCCGCCGGCGCCGGGTTCGTCCCGCAGGACCGGCACCACCAGGGCTTCGTCCCCGACATGTCGATCGCGGACAACGCCACTCTCTCCGTGCCCGGCCGGCTCGGCCACAACGGGTTCATCAGCGCCCAGCGCCGGGACCGGCTCGCCGAGGCCATGATCGAGAAGCTGGCGATCAAGACCCCGGGGCCGGACCTGCCGGTCTCCGCGCTGTCCGGCGGCAACCAGCAGAAGGTCGTCATGGCGCGCGCCCTCGCCGACGACCCCCGGCTGCTGGTGCTGATCAACCCGACCGCGGGCGTCGACGTGCGCTCCAAGGAGTTCCTCCTCGGCAAGGTCGAGGAGATCGCGGAGGCCGGCACCGGGGTGCTCATCGCCTCCGACGAACTCGACGACCTGCGGATGTGCGACCGGGTCCTGGTGATGTTCCAGGGCCGAGTGACCTCGGAAATCACCCGCGGCTGGCACGACCACGACCTCGTGGCCGCGATGGAAGGAGTGGACCTCAATGCCTGA
- a CDS encoding ABC transporter permease: protein MPETVLADAAANAVEPRQKRTALLGGRIPLARLRDLALVPAIVVIAIVGQIVNPVFLQADNLINVLQTMSEMALLVLAQTMILIVKKMDLSLESTMGLAPGIAAWLVVPVGAGHGLGLLPGAWSIPVTLAVGALVGVVNSLLIIRFGLNGFIVTLGMLIVLRGILTGVSGGQTFFQLPESMLYLGTAQWFGMPASIWICLALFAVAIVVLGWTSFGRSLYAIGGNVDAAKAAGIRTDRVLWIVIVTGSVLAALAGLMLSGRLASVASAQGNGYIFTVFAAAVIGGISLNGGKGTMFGAFCGVLLLFMIQNVLTLAGVPAQWIGALNGLIILVALAISRITGGKVQD from the coding sequence ATGCCTGAAACCGTCCTCGCGGACGCCGCCGCCAACGCCGTGGAACCGCGGCAGAAGCGGACCGCGCTGCTCGGTGGCCGGATCCCCCTGGCCCGGCTGCGCGACCTGGCGCTCGTCCCCGCGATCGTCGTCATCGCGATCGTCGGCCAGATCGTCAACCCGGTCTTCCTACAGGCCGACAACCTCATCAACGTCCTGCAGACCATGTCAGAGATGGCCCTGCTGGTCCTCGCCCAGACGATGATCCTGATCGTCAAGAAGATGGACCTCTCCCTGGAGTCCACCATGGGACTCGCACCCGGCATCGCGGCCTGGCTGGTGGTCCCGGTCGGTGCGGGTCACGGGCTCGGGCTCCTTCCGGGCGCCTGGTCGATCCCCGTCACCCTCGCCGTGGGCGCGCTCGTCGGCGTCGTCAACTCCCTGCTGATCATCCGCTTCGGCCTCAACGGCTTCATCGTCACCCTCGGCATGCTGATCGTCCTGCGCGGCATCCTCACCGGCGTCTCCGGCGGCCAGACCTTCTTCCAGCTCCCGGAGTCCATGCTGTACCTGGGCACCGCCCAATGGTTCGGGATGCCCGCCTCCATCTGGATCTGCCTGGCGCTGTTCGCCGTCGCCATCGTGGTCCTGGGCTGGACCAGCTTCGGCCGTTCGCTGTACGCCATCGGCGGCAACGTCGACGCGGCGAAGGCGGCCGGTATTCGTACCGACCGAGTGCTGTGGATCGTCATCGTCACCGGCAGCGTGCTCGCCGCCCTCGCCGGGCTGATGCTCTCCGGACGCCTGGCCTCGGTGGCCTCCGCTCAGGGCAACGGCTACATCTTCACCGTCTTCGCCGCCGCCGTCATCGGAGGCATCAGCCTCAACGGCGGCAAGGGCACCATGTTCGGCGCGTTCTGCGGCGTCCTGCTGCTCTTCATGATCCAGAACGTGCTCACGCTGGCAGGCGTCCCCGCCCAGTGGATCGGCGCCCTCAACGGCCTGATCATCCTGGTCGCCCTCGCCATCTCCCGTATCACCGGCGGCAAGGTCCAGGACTGA